One region of Candidatus Peribacteraceae bacterium genomic DNA includes:
- a CDS encoding EamA family transporter, giving the protein MLMSLLAMVFYSLEIALTDWKLSSISPRLLTFLYSTGVAIFALLTLILARETHSMPDTKQSVFVFLMIFSSFVAASAHFQALTTGTSAVTLSLTYAFMPVMASIFIAIFKFQFPSLQLIFAWILSIAALYLVGTAK; this is encoded by the coding sequence ATGTTGATGTCCCTCCTCGCGATGGTTTTTTATTCGCTTGAGATTGCTCTCACGGATTGGAAACTGTCATCCATTTCCCCGCGCTTACTCACTTTCCTCTATTCAACCGGCGTGGCGATCTTTGCGCTCCTCACACTGATACTGGCTCGGGAAACACACTCCATGCCGGATACAAAGCAATCTGTCTTTGTTTTCTTGATGATCTTCTCGTCATTTGTAGCGGCCAGCGCACACTTTCAAGCACTCACCACGGGCACCAGCGCCGTCACCCTATCACTGACCTATGCCTTCATGCCGGTGATGGCATCGATATTTATCGCCATCTTCAAATTCCAATTCCCAAGTTTGCAGCTGATTTTCGCCTGGATCCTATCCATTGCGGCACTCTACCTCGTGGGTACCGCAAAATGA
- a CDS encoding HAMP domain-containing sensor histidine kinase: MKRQKQFNVSILFTAAILLFVSIGITVITSVVLYIKVQQLFRVSLDDRIVSVITSAATHFTPEELSRIGGHESIGSKEHRSAVLALREIKKRVKDVKWAYIFRRTKDPLILEFVADADSLDPSNIEDDLNGDGELNIEDLSLPGDAYDISGTPPYGQIPFNEPYVEPELDEDEWGTILAGAAPILDIDGRPSNFILGVDVDVTAFRKAVNTALLPFALFVLFLICILTTLTLVLRRMWLRQVKLLLELDRQKDELLSIVSHQLAAPVTSIKWYLEMLNDGDIGSLAKEQQESIGTMQKITTNLSDLVSMILDVSRIQLGKVHMEPVALDLNDFFKEILDVVEPKALEKKLMFEKKIPAHLPTVLLDRRYTRMTVENLLTNAVKYTPDKGNVSFTVTVDGGKMKVKVKDTGCGIPKSEQGQIFGKMFRASNVRNNKDGNGFGLYVAKGAMEAQGGKIWFESEEGKGTTFNIELPLVAPTGAVSAPAK, from the coding sequence ATGAAGAGACAAAAACAATTCAATGTAAGTATTCTTTTTACGGCAGCAATACTGCTGTTTGTATCTATTGGCATTACAGTTATTACATCAGTTGTACTATATATAAAGGTACAACAGCTTTTCCGTGTTAGCTTGGATGATAGAATAGTATCAGTTATTACCTCTGCTGCCACGCACTTTACTCCAGAAGAGCTGTCTCGAATTGGTGGACATGAGAGCATTGGGTCTAAAGAACACAGAAGTGCAGTGCTTGCACTACGTGAAATCAAAAAGAGAGTAAAAGATGTTAAATGGGCATACATATTTCGTAGGACTAAAGATCCGCTGATACTAGAGTTTGTAGCAGATGCGGATTCATTAGATCCAAGTAATATAGAAGATGACCTAAATGGTGATGGTGAATTGAATATTGAAGATCTATCTTTACCGGGTGATGCCTATGATATCAGTGGTACTCCTCCTTACGGGCAAATACCGTTTAATGAGCCCTATGTTGAGCCAGAATTGGACGAGGATGAATGGGGTACCATTTTAGCTGGTGCAGCTCCGATTTTAGATATAGATGGCCGTCCATCGAATTTCATTCTTGGTGTTGATGTTGATGTTACAGCTTTTCGGAAAGCAGTTAACACAGCATTACTGCCATTTGCATTGTTTGTTCTATTTCTAATATGTATCTTAACTACCCTTACACTGGTATTGCGGAGAATGTGGTTAAGACAGGTCAAGTTATTGCTGGAGCTCGACCGCCAAAAAGATGAACTCTTGAGCATCGTAAGCCATCAGCTTGCCGCTCCTGTTACATCCATCAAGTGGTACTTGGAAATGCTCAATGATGGGGATATTGGTTCGCTAGCTAAAGAGCAACAGGAATCCATAGGAACCATGCAGAAGATCACAACGAATCTTTCGGATCTTGTGAGCATGATTCTTGATGTGTCGCGCATTCAATTGGGTAAGGTTCACATGGAACCCGTGGCGCTTGATTTGAACGACTTCTTCAAAGAAATTCTGGACGTTGTGGAACCAAAGGCGCTGGAGAAGAAGCTGATGTTTGAGAAGAAGATCCCTGCACACTTGCCGACTGTACTGCTGGACCGGCGCTATACCCGCATGACCGTAGAGAACCTCCTTACGAACGCCGTAAAATACACGCCGGATAAGGGCAACGTAAGCTTTACGGTGACGGTTGACGGAGGAAAGATGAAGGTGAAGGTGAAGGACACGGGTTGCGGAATACCCAAGTCCGAGCAGGGACAAATCTTCGGCAAGATGTTCCGTGCGAGCAACGTGAGGAACAACAAGGATGGGAACGGCTTCGGCCTTTACGTTGCCAAGGGCGCCATGGAAGCGCAAGGAGGGAAGATCTGGTTTGAGAGCGAGGAAGGGAAGGGGACGACGTTCAATATCGAGTTGCCCCTCGTAGCTCCCACGGGGGCAGTGTCCGCTCCTGCAAAATGA
- a CDS encoding aminoglycoside phosphotransferase family protein — MITSDQKELEYLRNKFGETAKFSKFKRSRINSNWLVSDGSSEIVVRFYPAFFVDKLSTEVMVLNAVANCGNGIPQLLGADSTHFERPVLFLSRLIGSPVADCSQQLETMNASNLIADLQNLLRRVAAVPVENIGYLHDPSDCFTLYEYAGKMATKQMDVISKADLLPLGVRIRIMDNMAKLPAILSGNKPQFTYPDLSSGNILIEKGKLSGLIDWEFAMGFNPVYGFANLLLEQISGIEAQWIAVTDLLDCFPGQQEEILLLAMLRAVELVGYLPTTVVYSELQRKDLLAAFSVGVNDILDLLESR, encoded by the coding sequence ATGATTACCTCTGACCAAAAAGAACTTGAGTATTTGAGAAATAAATTTGGAGAAACGGCAAAATTTTCAAAATTCAAAAGGAGCCGTATCAACAGCAACTGGTTAGTAAGCGACGGATCAAGTGAAATTGTTGTAAGATTTTATCCTGCTTTCTTCGTCGACAAACTTTCAACAGAAGTTATGGTACTGAATGCTGTTGCTAACTGTGGCAACGGAATTCCGCAACTGTTAGGTGCGGATTCGACGCATTTTGAAAGGCCTGTTCTTTTTCTTTCCAGGCTTATTGGTAGTCCTGTTGCTGATTGTTCGCAACAATTGGAGACAATGAATGCGAGTAATTTGATTGCTGATTTGCAGAATCTCTTAAGGCGCGTTGCAGCGGTGCCAGTTGAGAACATCGGTTACTTACATGATCCAAGTGATTGCTTCACTCTTTACGAATACGCGGGAAAAATGGCGACAAAGCAAATGGATGTAATCAGTAAGGCCGATTTACTTCCCCTTGGAGTAAGAATCAGGATCATGGATAACATGGCTAAATTGCCAGCCATCTTGTCAGGAAACAAGCCGCAATTTACGTATCCCGACTTAAGTTCGGGAAACATTCTCATCGAGAAAGGAAAATTATCTGGACTGATTGACTGGGAATTCGCAATGGGATTCAACCCTGTCTATGGATTTGCGAATCTTCTGCTCGAACAAATTTCTGGTATTGAAGCGCAGTGGATTGCAGTAACCGATTTGTTGGATTGTTTTCCAGGCCAACAAGAAGAAATATTACTATTAGCCATGCTACGTGCAGTGGAATTGGTCGGCTATCTACCGACAACCGTTGTTTATAGTGAGTTACAAAGAAAAGACTTACTCGCTGCATTTTCAGTAGGAGTTAATGACATATTGGATCTTCTTGAATCCAGGTGA
- a CDS encoding B12-binding domain-containing radical SAM protein, with translation MKILASFAPSQDVKDRFFSTTPTSLGWAIASLIEEIDLGNLRGFEYVPKIFDPLRVMPGVWDRFQTIVCDEKPDVLLLSSTYDSHFSAIQMGSIAKQNNPEMLIVYGGPHIDEVTSSHVMQVMPQIYPFNETVCPFDILIRGDGELVLLHLMRELSNIGSTSDLIRYLFKPEAHESFALVPGDFAIHVRRDRETHVISGSSLPLDISKLPIMPRKMFSNDLDLYGFSCFQQNNSDGTVSLLPSTSTMLHRGCKSFCLFCSERGGYSARNNAHIEAELDELAKAGIKGVFFDDSTLGDHEEFGNLVDILKIFPLQYGSLNRFDALQDPFFVEKLADTGFVYQYCAIEQLDKSVLKMVAKGQRIETICRGITNLKASGIKLGTSLLFGLPGETPDSISATMDYVAELDRFGILSCVSMSLYSYHPNTPLTLGTREGNKMHHLLQYDREPPNQGAPWHFFEEGQWFHPNWVTSDCVEYIYRKAQELIGHRLVRNMYKDGSTLL, from the coding sequence ATGAAAATTCTAGCCTCTTTTGCTCCTTCACAAGATGTGAAGGATCGCTTCTTTAGCACTACGCCAACCTCGTTAGGGTGGGCAATTGCTTCACTTATTGAGGAAATCGATTTGGGAAATCTACGAGGATTTGAATACGTTCCCAAAATCTTTGATCCTCTGAGAGTTATGCCGGGGGTCTGGGACAGATTCCAAACAATTGTGTGTGACGAAAAACCGGATGTTCTTCTGCTTTCCAGCACATATGATTCACATTTTTCTGCAATTCAAATGGGATCGATTGCTAAGCAGAACAATCCAGAGATGCTTATCGTTTACGGAGGACCTCACATCGATGAGGTGACAAGTTCTCATGTGATGCAAGTCATGCCTCAGATTTATCCGTTTAACGAAACTGTCTGTCCATTTGATATTCTGATTAGAGGTGATGGCGAACTTGTTCTCCTTCACCTTATGCGGGAATTATCGAATATTGGATCTACAAGTGATTTGATTCGTTATCTTTTTAAACCTGAAGCGCACGAGTCATTCGCCCTTGTTCCGGGGGATTTTGCAATCCATGTAAGAAGAGATAGAGAGACGCATGTTATCTCTGGATCGTCTTTGCCGTTGGATATTTCGAAATTGCCGATTATGCCGCGCAAGATGTTCAGCAATGATTTAGATTTATATGGTTTCAGCTGTTTCCAGCAGAATAATAGTGACGGTACAGTATCGCTTTTGCCTTCAACTTCAACGATGCTGCATAGAGGATGTAAAAGTTTTTGCCTTTTCTGTTCAGAGAGAGGAGGTTATTCGGCACGCAACAATGCCCACATTGAAGCCGAGTTGGATGAATTAGCGAAAGCTGGCATAAAAGGAGTGTTCTTTGATGACAGCACTCTTGGTGACCACGAAGAATTCGGGAATCTAGTTGATATATTGAAAATATTCCCACTTCAGTACGGTTCGTTGAACCGTTTTGATGCACTTCAAGACCCATTTTTTGTCGAAAAGCTTGCAGACACGGGTTTTGTCTATCAGTACTGTGCCATCGAGCAATTGGATAAATCTGTGCTAAAGATGGTCGCCAAGGGACAGCGAATAGAAACCATTTGCCGAGGGATTACAAATCTTAAGGCCAGTGGAATCAAGCTTGGAACGTCACTTCTATTCGGTTTGCCTGGAGAGACTCCCGACAGTATTTCCGCGACAATGGATTATGTTGCAGAATTGGACAGGTTCGGAATCCTAAGTTGCGTGAGCATGAGCCTCTATTCATACCATCCCAATACCCCACTTACTTTGGGCACCCGGGAAGGGAATAAGATGCACCATCTCTTGCAGTATGATCGAGAACCGCCGAATCAAGGTGCCCCTTGGCACTTCTTTGAAGAGGGGCAATGGTTTCACCCCAACTGGGTTACTTCTGATTGCGTTGAGTACATCTATCGAAAAGCCCAAGAGCTCATAGGCCACAGGCTCGTTCGAAATATGTATAAGGACGGTAGTACATTGCTTTGA
- a CDS encoding endonuclease domain-containing protein: protein MHEERERLGRKAFARSLRKDMTDAELYLWAALRNRRFRQYKFRRQVPIGAYVVDFLCMAHHLALEVDGPIHEKRERKEYDRNRDACLWELGCRTLRFKNEEIMTDLPSVLCRIEQAILQPAKQQTFPLLRKPDAVISKQTRMAPMTRTEKGARGMR from the coding sequence ATGCATGAAGAACGGGAGCGGCTGGGAAGAAAAGCCTTTGCGCGTTCCTTGCGCAAGGACATGACCGATGCAGAGTTGTACCTGTGGGCGGCATTGCGGAACCGTCGATTCCGGCAATACAAGTTTCGCCGCCAGGTCCCCATTGGCGCGTATGTCGTGGATTTTCTTTGTATGGCGCATCATCTTGCATTGGAAGTGGACGGCCCCATCCATGAGAAGCGGGAGCGTAAGGAATATGACAGGAACCGCGATGCATGCTTATGGGAATTGGGCTGCCGCACGCTGCGGTTCAAGAACGAGGAAATCATGACCGATCTGCCGTCCGTCCTCTGCCGCATTGAACAGGCAATACTGCAGCCTGCCAAACAACAAACATTCCCCCTTCTCCGCAAACCTGACGCAGTCATATCAAAGCAAACACGCATGGCTCCGATGACGAGGACGGAGAAGGGGGCAAGGGGGATGAGGTAG
- a CDS encoding YbhB/YbcL family Raf kinase inhibitor-like protein encodes MRGATLPIITALLLVSCGAQSGPAPGNGSSSSSSSLSLSLMELTSPAFVDNERFPSAYTCDGDEISPPLVFHSIPAEAKSLALILDDPDAPGSSFIHWTLWNIPAREQDVATGEIPPGAREGKNTAGGKGYVSPCPPTGTHRYVFTLFALDAELGLPAGAAPDELRRAMEGHIVEETKLTGLYSRS; translated from the coding sequence ATGCGCGGCGCCACTCTCCCCATCATCACCGCACTCCTCCTGGTTTCCTGCGGTGCGCAGTCGGGACCGGCGCCCGGGAACGGTTCTTCCTCTTCGTCCTCCTCCCTTTCCCTTTCCCTCATGGAACTCACGAGTCCCGCGTTCGTGGATAACGAGCGCTTCCCTTCCGCATACACGTGCGACGGGGACGAAATCAGCCCACCGCTTGTCTTCCATTCCATTCCGGCCGAAGCCAAGAGCCTTGCCCTCATCCTGGATGACCCCGATGCCCCCGGCAGCAGCTTCATCCACTGGACACTGTGGAACATCCCCGCCCGCGAGCAGGATGTGGCGACGGGGGAAATCCCTCCCGGGGCGCGGGAAGGGAAGAACACCGCGGGCGGCAAGGGGTACGTGTCGCCGTGCCCTCCCACCGGAACGCACCGCTACGTCTTCACGCTCTTCGCGCTGGATGCGGAGTTGGGCCTCCCCGCGGGCGCCGCTCCCGATGAATTGCGCCGGGCGATGGAGGGGCACATTGTGGAGGAAACGAAACTCACGGGATTGTATTCGAGAAGTTGA
- a CDS encoding Calx-beta domain-containing protein, whose protein sequence is MAPRFSVNKYFLVTFLLGIGAGVALTTGAGAALTGSAVFPDVRSGTFYDEAVGEMYGEGIIKGFEDGTFHPEDYVTRGQVAVLFKRLRDEINGVLPAPSSSGEATAGSSVSSRSSSRRSSSSSSRSSAAATSVNGAFRLAAPTFSIPDVAPTLSLSILRTGGDKGQVTVAYTLSGGTAVASTDYVPTKGVLTFKDGEGSKNVSARLLRNTGATGSRTVNFTLSDPTGGAVLGDPSGAVVTLSKGLSTGSSSSSSSSAAGGSNAAGGTFIFSAAGYGVLENAGTATITVTRTGTVSAAATVEFATVNASASAGTHYETNGGTLSFAAGETSKTFSVRVTDNATADGNKALNLELRTPTAGAVLGLPSRATLTIMDNESVATGSGIIRLEQPSYTVNDTDGNAYVTILRAGTPTGTASVNYETLDSTARNNADYTRVSGTVSFTPGEMKKIIAIPLLEHAGDAGEIQFYFRISNASGNATLGSQVEATVTIQG, encoded by the coding sequence ATGGCACCGCGTTTCTCCGTGAACAAGTACTTCCTCGTGACGTTCCTCCTCGGCATCGGGGCGGGCGTTGCGCTCACCACGGGCGCCGGCGCGGCCCTCACGGGTTCCGCCGTCTTTCCCGACGTGCGCTCCGGTACGTTCTACGATGAAGCCGTGGGTGAGATGTACGGCGAGGGGATCATCAAGGGCTTTGAGGACGGTACCTTCCATCCCGAGGACTACGTGACGCGCGGGCAGGTGGCGGTGCTGTTCAAGCGGCTGCGCGACGAGATCAACGGCGTGCTGCCCGCGCCCTCCTCTTCCGGTGAGGCAACCGCCGGCAGTTCCGTCTCCTCCCGCTCCTCCTCCCGCCGGTCCTCTTCCTCCTCCTCCCGCAGCTCGGCGGCGGCCACCTCCGTCAACGGGGCCTTCCGGCTGGCTGCTCCCACCTTCAGCATTCCGGACGTCGCCCCCACCCTTTCCCTCAGCATCCTGCGCACGGGGGGGGACAAGGGGCAGGTGACGGTGGCGTACACGCTCTCCGGCGGCACGGCCGTGGCGAGCACGGACTACGTGCCCACCAAAGGGGTGCTCACCTTTAAGGACGGGGAGGGATCGAAGAACGTGAGCGCGCGCCTCCTCCGCAACACGGGGGCCACCGGCAGCCGCACTGTCAACTTCACGTTGAGCGACCCCACCGGCGGCGCCGTGCTGGGGGATCCCTCCGGCGCGGTCGTCACCCTCTCCAAGGGGCTCTCCACCGGGAGCAGCAGCAGTAGCAGCTCTTCCGCCGCGGGCGGTTCCAATGCCGCGGGCGGCACCTTCATCTTCTCGGCGGCGGGGTACGGGGTGTTGGAGAACGCGGGGACCGCCACCATCACTGTGACGCGCACGGGCACCGTGAGCGCCGCTGCGACCGTGGAATTCGCCACCGTCAACGCCTCCGCCTCGGCTGGCACGCACTACGAAACCAACGGCGGCACCCTCTCCTTTGCGGCGGGGGAGACGAGTAAGACGTTCTCGGTGCGCGTGACGGACAATGCGACGGCGGACGGGAACAAAGCCTTGAACCTGGAGCTCCGCACCCCCACCGCCGGCGCCGTGCTGGGCTTGCCCTCGCGCGCCACGCTCACCATCATGGACAACGAGAGCGTGGCCACGGGTTCGGGCATCATCCGGCTGGAGCAGCCGTCCTACACCGTGAATGACACCGACGGCAACGCCTACGTCACCATCCTGCGCGCGGGCACCCCCACGGGCACCGCCAGCGTGAACTACGAGACGCTGGACAGCACGGCGCGGAACAATGCGGACTACACGCGCGTCTCCGGAACCGTTTCCTTCACGCCGGGCGAGATGAAGAAGATCATCGCCATCCCGCTCCTGGAACATGCGGGGGACGCGGGGGAAATCCAGTTCTACTTCCGTATCTCCAATGCCAGCGGCAACGCGACCCTGGGATCGCAGGTGGAAGCGACGGTGACGATACAGGGGTAG
- a CDS encoding methylated-DNA--[protein]-cysteine S-methyltransferase, with amino-acid sequence MSSHAYVRTPLGPLAITATEQGITGVRFVPRAGKSDVRLPHLRRCVRQVEEYFAGERRAFEGLPLAFTGTAFSVDVWRALRSVPYGATLSYGDMASLLRRRGAARAVGGAVGRNPLSILIPCHRVVGGDSLGGYAWGVGRKEWLLEHERKVGVS; translated from the coding sequence ATGTCATCCCACGCTTACGTCCGCACGCCGTTGGGTCCCCTCGCCATCACCGCGACGGAGCAGGGGATCACCGGAGTGCGGTTCGTTCCGCGCGCGGGGAAGAGCGACGTGCGCCTCCCGCACTTGCGGCGGTGCGTGCGCCAGGTGGAGGAGTACTTCGCGGGGGAGAGGCGCGCATTCGAGGGCTTGCCGCTCGCGTTCACGGGTACGGCGTTCTCCGTGGATGTCTGGCGCGCGCTGCGATCCGTCCCGTACGGCGCCACGCTCTCGTACGGGGACATGGCGTCCCTCCTGCGGCGCCGCGGCGCGGCGCGGGCTGTGGGGGGTGCGGTGGGGAGGAACCCGCTCTCCATCCTCATCCCGTGCCATAGGGTGGTGGGAGGGGATTCCCTCGGCGGATACGCGTGGGGGGTGGGGCGCAAGGAGTGGCTGCTGGAGCATGAGCGGAAGGTGGGCGTATCATGA
- a CDS encoding glycosyltransferase: MNGISVIVPSVRKTDEVPRNLSSIALALRNYKGPGELIIMADRSLESNDFLKIFARQNPCVRLEESKIHIGSANARLEALKLAKHSIIVFTDDDCSVASDWIVRMEERVSTFGVVTGNLAANNQENRCSQVDAYIDQMRMKSVNELGEVKYISFPNFAIWRHLLPEIPFSADERNMAEDIDLGCRLRLAGIKIYFDESIIVYTQYPTSFLSLLRRKIKHAKGIAFLRANLGRENCIHLGLSESPGEMFFRWSNLALQASLTPLQKVYWLMANIAYCLALVHYDKKFLNQGL; encoded by the coding sequence ATGAATGGCATTTCAGTTATTGTTCCTTCTGTTCGCAAAACTGATGAAGTCCCAAGGAATCTAAGTAGCATAGCCTTAGCTTTGCGAAATTATAAAGGTCCTGGGGAGCTTATCATCATGGCCGATAGATCTTTGGAAAGTAATGACTTTCTCAAAATATTTGCCAGACAAAATCCATGTGTTCGACTTGAAGAAAGCAAGATTCACATAGGATCTGCAAATGCACGTCTTGAGGCTCTCAAGCTTGCGAAGCATAGTATCATCGTGTTTACGGATGATGATTGTTCTGTTGCTTCGGATTGGATTGTCCGCATGGAAGAAAGAGTGTCAACTTTCGGAGTAGTGACTGGCAATCTAGCGGCTAATAACCAGGAAAATAGATGTAGCCAAGTTGATGCTTATATCGATCAAATGAGAATGAAATCGGTAAACGAACTTGGTGAAGTGAAGTATATTTCATTCCCAAATTTCGCTATTTGGCGGCACTTGCTACCTGAGATTCCTTTTAGCGCCGATGAACGCAATATGGCGGAAGATATTGATTTGGGATGTCGATTGCGCTTAGCAGGTATTAAAATCTACTTTGATGAATCGATCATTGTCTATACTCAATATCCGACGTCTTTCTTAAGTCTGCTCAGAAGGAAAATCAAGCATGCCAAAGGGATTGCATTCTTGCGAGCAAATTTAGGCCGTGAGAATTGCATACATCTAGGCCTATCGGAATCGCCGGGGGAAATGTTTTTCCGCTGGTCTAACCTTGCGCTTCAAGCTTCTTTGACCCCGCTCCAAAAAGTTTACTGGCTTATGGCTAATATTGCTTATTGCTTAGCATTAGTGCACTACGACAAGAAATTTCTTAATCAAGGACTGTAA
- a CDS encoding MFS transporter: MIVSIRANIRNLFIIQALRWFLLIMPTIVLFYQQSGLSIRDIFILQSIYSISIIVMEIPTGYFADVLGRKLTVLISCILSFLGLLIYSFAHNFWSFVAAELTIGFGSSFLSGTDSALLYESLAELDEEERYKFSESRMQSISHFSESIASVLGSVVASYGLRKPFYIETALLFLSIPFALLLKEPVRERVQNKRNLRKEILKIVKYTIHDHAEVKWLVCYSGTTVAATLTAVWLVQPFLNQMSVPLVFFGIIWAALNAFVGFSSFYSHKYEELIGRRLTLISLILIACLGYLLLGISSTPYAITFFFLFYMVRGFSGPILDDYVNTIITSNMRATVLSVKSLAGRLLFVIVGPFIGWITDVYSLQAAILASGGIFCIMGFICLLFLHKNHAL, translated from the coding sequence ATGATAGTAAGCATCAGAGCAAATATCCGGAATCTTTTTATTATCCAAGCTTTGAGATGGTTTTTGCTGATCATGCCGACCATTGTTTTGTTCTATCAACAAAGTGGTCTCTCAATAAGAGATATTTTTATTCTGCAATCAATATATTCAATTTCCATAATAGTGATGGAGATACCTACCGGATATTTCGCTGATGTGTTGGGAAGAAAGCTCACGGTGCTCATTAGCTGTATTCTCTCATTTCTCGGATTATTGATATATTCTTTTGCACATAATTTTTGGAGTTTTGTAGCTGCGGAATTAACAATTGGATTTGGATCTAGCTTTCTTTCGGGTACTGATTCAGCATTGCTCTATGAAAGTTTGGCAGAATTGGATGAAGAAGAAAGATATAAGTTCTCTGAGAGCCGAATGCAATCCATATCCCACTTTTCAGAAAGCATTGCGAGTGTACTTGGTAGCGTTGTAGCTTCCTATGGTTTACGAAAGCCGTTTTATATTGAAACCGCATTGCTCTTTCTTTCGATACCCTTTGCATTGCTTCTCAAAGAACCTGTGAGAGAGCGGGTACAAAATAAACGCAATTTGAGAAAGGAAATTCTCAAAATCGTGAAATACACAATCCACGATCATGCTGAAGTAAAGTGGCTTGTATGCTATTCAGGTACAACAGTCGCGGCAACCCTAACTGCGGTTTGGCTTGTCCAGCCTTTTTTGAACCAAATGAGCGTACCACTCGTTTTTTTCGGAATCATCTGGGCTGCCCTTAATGCTTTCGTTGGTTTCTCTTCTTTTTACAGCCACAAATACGAAGAATTGATTGGCAGAAGGCTTACATTGATTTCGCTCATTCTTATTGCTTGTTTAGGATATCTGCTATTGGGAATTTCCTCGACTCCCTATGCGATCACCTTTTTCTTTCTGTTTTATATGGTGAGAGGTTTTAGTGGACCAATTTTGGATGACTATGTGAATACAATTATTACGTCTAACATGAGAGCAACTGTCCTTTCCGTCAAAAGTTTGGCAGGTAGATTGTTATTTGTAATTGTTGGTCCATTCATCGGATGGATTACTGATGTTTATTCACTACAAGCTGCCATACTCGCCTCTGGCGGAATATTTTGTATTATGGGGTTCATTTGTTTGCTTTTCCTACACAAAAATCATGCTCTGTGA
- a CDS encoding cysteine peptidase family C39 domain-containing protein, which yields MKHELGEHPLSARIYRAMKISPLKQRDESDCGPTSIHMAVRYFGLPYSFEQIATISQYIKKDGLSNEDLVETFKNLGLDVRAQANATWEDLQRSNTPDTVIVVSWMKFGYIGHFSVVENVEKDCIELADPQEGKIITMEKIPFMRLWMDYDDMWYPSKNTDIQLRWMCVVSTKRRTKA from the coding sequence GTGAAGCATGAATTGGGTGAGCATCCTCTTTCTGCTAGAATCTACCGAGCAATGAAAATCTCACCTCTCAAGCAGCGGGATGAATCCGATTGCGGACCAACAAGTATTCACATGGCTGTGCGTTACTTCGGACTTCCGTACTCATTCGAACAAATCGCGACAATCTCTCAATATATAAAAAAGGATGGTCTTTCCAATGAAGATCTTGTCGAAACATTCAAAAACCTTGGCTTGGACGTCCGTGCTCAAGCAAATGCAACATGGGAGGATCTTCAGCGATCCAATACTCCTGATACCGTGATAGTCGTTTCTTGGATGAAGTTCGGTTATATCGGACATTTCAGCGTCGTGGAGAACGTTGAGAAGGATTGCATTGAATTGGCCGATCCCCAAGAAGGAAAGATAATCACAATGGAAAAGATTCCCTTCATGCGTTTGTGGATGGACTACGATGACATGTGGTACCCGTCCAAGAACACCGATATCCAGTTGCGGTGGATGTGCGTTGTTTCAACAAAACGTAGAACAAAAGCCTGA